From Phaeodactylum tricornutum CCAP 1055/1 chromosome 11, complete sequence, one genomic window encodes:
- a CDS encoding predicted protein: protein MKYIPHPPIFVSQIRTTDVWFLLALGVTWELAVRLVLLTVKRKPAALSKKEQQLALLQLETNRKRKLGPSAFVETSKLERQVLVMEKEMEDIRERRKKQLGKLEKTLHRYGNISLAIVIFILYYGVPILTVEDMEVGLVTEASKSYLKAITSVGMGMRVSRWGLPKDISASSLGALVVVWSAQVTVGKLMDAVDAYLM from the coding sequence ATGAAGTACATTCCGCATCCCCCCATTTTCGTCTCCCAGATCCGCACTACGGACGTGTGGTTTCTCCTCGCCCTCGGAGTGACTTGGGAATTGGCGGTCCGTCTCGTACTCCTTACCGTCAAACGAAAGCCGGCGGCCCTCTCCAAAAAAGAACAGCAGTTGGCACTTTTGCAACTCGAGACGAATCGCAAACGAAAACTCGGCCCCTCCGCTTTTGTGGAAACCTCCAAACTCGAACGACAAGTACTCGttatggaaaaggaaatggaagacaTTCGTGAACGCCGCAAAAAGCAACTCGGCAAGCTGGAGAAAACCTTGCATCGTTACGGCAATATAAGCTTGGCCATCGTCATTTTTATTCTGTATTACGGCGTTCCGATTCTGACCGTTGAAGATATGGAGGTCGGACTCGTCACGGAGGCTTCCAAGTCCTATCTCAAGGCTATCACATCGGTGGGTATGGGCATGCGAGTGTCGCGGTGGGGATTGCCGAAAGATATATCTGCCAGTAGTCTCGGAgctttggtggtggtgtggtcGGCGCAAGTCACCGTGGGCAAGCTCATGGATGCCGTGGATGCTTACCTCATGTAA
- a CDS encoding predicted protein — translation YWDRSHYKSPAQQMEALAKSSTLYIGNLAFSTRSRHVRAHFAQIGPVRSVQMGLDRLKKTPCGFCFVEYHYRTDALAAVANLSGTKLDGRVIRVELDAGFQPGRQYGRGLSGGQVRDDRRTAADPAR, via the coding sequence TACTGGGATCGGTCGCACTATAAGTCTCCCGCGCAACAGATGGAAGCCTTGGCGAAGAGTTCGACGCTCTACATTGGTAATTTGGCGTTTTCGACCCGCAGTCGTCACGTTCGTGCACACTTTGCACAAATTGGACCCGTCCGTAGCGTGCAAATGGGATTGGATCGTCTCAAGAAAACACCTTGTGGTTTCTGTTTCGTGGAGTACCATTACCGGACCGATGCGCTCGCAGCAGTTGCGAATTTGAGTGGGACCAAGCTGGATGGCCGCGTGATTCGGGTCGAACTCGATGCCGGATTTCAACCGGGTCGCCAGTACGGACGTGGTCTGAGCGGAGGACAAGTCCGTGACGATCGACGTACCGCGGCAGATCCAGCGAGG
- a CDS encoding predicted protein: MTGRVSSPPPNAILTQHEILRCPPNAPKRRRSPPALYQGSSDIPYLCLEADGYDELPARQLYPRRKFVVLESQFKSCQSNRNVPLVSSFRPLNLVEDDEDDDDDQKVGQESQLSHQSSLQDRPSSEANDSSPNSQCRLF, translated from the coding sequence ATGACCGGCCGAGTCTCATCCCCACCGCCAAACGCTATTCTCACTCAACACGAGATTCTTCGCTGCCCTCCAAATGCTCCCAAGCGACGCCGTTCTCCACCGGCACTATATCAAGGGTCTTCGGATATACCCTATCTGTGCCTGGAAGCGGATGGCTACGATGAGCTTCCCGCTCGACAGCTCTATCCACGACGCAAGTTTGTAGTATTGGAAAGCCAGTTCAAGTCGTGTCAATCGAACCGGAATGTCCCACTGGTTTCTAGCTTTCGCCCCTTGAATTTggtcgaagatgacgaagacgacgacgacgaccaaaaaGTAGGGCAAGAATCGCAACTGTCTCACCAATCGAGTCTTCAAGACCGACCCTCGTCGGAAGCAAACGACTCGTCACCTAACTCACAGTGTCGGCTCTTTTGA
- a CDS encoding predicted protein, giving the protein MLQNIVYLPLHSFFDKNPRYDWLACKKAHNNLTPNLIATMSISIEHEDNTFKQGEHVEENIVDVYDDEEEVISNSGCGVLGRDDTKEKVINWVGLIGDLFIRSLKCVVLPLVFINVIISVVDMMTIGRAGSIGWKTIGLYLTTTVIASILGILSILSFKPLFEEGTFTASSPATIKLGCNDSGEYKTELQDGTLTCTADTGNSSQFFIEDLSQSFVRASGSVRSDISLSDTIYEGVFTNRLWRLISRPFAIAFSVALSKVFDRQRDHDTSFIIPFLKELDSVFLTIINWIIMCTPFAVLSLIASAIGKQEDLADSFANVGYLVVATITAMALQIAVVHCLIFGLVTRSNPWHYLKYMIPAQTMAFACSSSAATIPMTLKCVQSTNRVPEPVARFVIPLGATVNMDGGAIYFPCACIWLAVLNGIDPDIASYFLLVIISTIGSAGTAPVPSASLVLIITAYNTVFNTTGVPEGFSYILAIDWFMDRLRTVVNVTGDTVVAGMVSHLCPDGLHETKTRHDSSVEDEPSTDEEVAKRLPSMPLFGFRKQRKASRSPSPTRGAASSSTASRANTGTTRPLRSRRTHVDSDERMHNPLGSPMLLPTNYDPDGRLGQNAYQTSPSMNTCNNFLLGGNYYPGKDKKRRHYRTKAIWYRIFCSSGPRQIVTFIVSLYLFLWLPITHLLSTSQAPSLTNFDWLLRDTTLQLPTMEEQRDTASKLNIERDQLDAEGGISDRLRILEKIVPDWFHRNDEQPLAKPDVPVSSKTETQPIPTGDRIPQPRKDVDSEHIVEDRPPENDGKVHSRKARITRMKESNKDGVEKGNELANPKALEPYGGPALVVRKAGDRIRHLGNTDLFVNETKCPANLIPDDVQTTLVIQSSSNRLWILAETCKRWNDPIIAVIALTSTEDHDEVSALLSGWDDKCPHLQVIVYQMDTDEEKPEMYPVNRLRNIGLDAVHTSHVLVADVDFIPAQDLARLIRTTLLDRARLRVLKDDMIPKDQDAIVVPAFERLLAEPCTSEDSCKEHLRSNSSFIPHTFDDLRSCIAEKSCIVFQSKVNWEGHFSTHSEDWLKKKWYQGEPIAFGEGKPSVRHIRTLDCFDSLRYEPYVVLQWCPTGKPDPVRATAPYYDERFHGYGKNKIQYIQHLRLAGYHFAVLPEGFIVHNPHRDSKAKETWNNQIVWQRYFATSLLKRVDLSLRNLSQNRIQCSANDWITDRHFDLKVYFALCVFETIYRTERPLTPQRIEHFAFDTLRFHSPALRNHVHPRNRQQWFGCRTDASSLGNEKATCYLYGKEIHPKHAKDSRFHPSGMFTLFGSAGKLIQRSIRTNSGLLDYDVMKGWDEFRTISRDT; this is encoded by the exons ATGCTTCAAAATATTGTGTACCTACCACTACATTCTTTTTTTGACAAAAACCCTCGTTACGATTGGTTGGCGTGTAAAAAAGCTCACAACAATCTCACCCCGAATTTAATCGCCACGATGTCGATATCTATTGAGCACGAAGACAATACCTTCAAACAAGGCGAGCATGTAGAAGAAAACATTGTCGATgtctacgacgacgaggaagaagtaATTTCCAACTCTGGATGCGGCGTTCTCGGAC GCGACGacaccaaggaaaaggttATTAACTGGGTAGGTCTCATTGGAGATCTATTCATCCGTTCGCTGAAGTGCGTTGTTCTTCCTCTCGTCTTTATCAACGTCATTATTTCGGTCGTTGATATGATGACTATCGGTCGCGCGGGATCGATCGGATGGAAAACAATTGGACTGTACTTAACGACTACTGTTATTGCCTCCATACTGGGCATCCTTTCTATCTTGTCGTTCAAGCCACTGTTTGAAGAAGGAACCTTTACAGCTAGTAGCCCAGCAACAATCAAGCTCGGCTGCAACGACTCTGGTGAATACAAAACTGAATTGCAAGACGGCACCCTTACGTGCACCGCTGATACAGGTAACAGCTCTCAGTTTTTCATCGAAGATTTGTCCCAGAGTTTTGTTCGGGCAAGTGGAAGTGTCCGTTCAGATATCTCCCTCAGTGACACCATCTACGAAGGCGTGTTTACAAA TCGTTTGTGGAGGCTAATTTCGCGGCCGTTCGCCATTGCCTTTAGTGTTGCTTTGAGCAAGGTCTTTGACCGCCAGCGCGACCACGATACCAGTTTTATCATCCCTTTTCTGAAAGAGCTGGACTCTGTGTTTCTGACGATAATCAACTGGATCATTATGTGCACTCCTTTTGCTGTGCTTTCCTTGATTGCGTCTGCCATTGGAAAACAAGAAGATCTGGCCGATTCATTTGCCAACGTGGGGTATCTGGTCGTGGCGACTATAACTGCTATGGCTCTGCAAATTGCCGTAGTCCACTGCCTCATCTTTGGTTTGGTCACACGAAGCAACCCCTGGCACTACCTCAAGTATATGATTCCGGCACAAACAATGGCGTTTGCGTGTTCAAGCAGTGCTGCCACAATCCCCATGACCCTCAAGTGCGTTCAAAGCACGAACCGGGTACCTGAGCCAGTCGCACGTTTTGTGATTCCTTTGGGTGCGACCGTGAACATGGATGGAGGAGCCATTTATTTTCCATGCGCCTGCATTTGGCTTGCTGTTTTGAACGGTATTGACCCCGATATTGCCTCGTACTTTTTGCTGGTTATTATTTCGACAATTGGTAGTGCCGGGACGGCACCGGTTCCTTCGGCGAGTTTGGTATTAATTATCACGGCTTACAACACCGTGTTCAACACAACTGGCGTGCCCGAAGGGTTCTCCTATATTCTTGCGATTGACTGGTTCATGGATCGTCTACGCACAGTCGTCAATGTGACGGGAGACACTGTCGTGGCTGGTATGGTTTCCCACTTATGTCCCGACGGATTACACGAGACAAAGACCCGACACGATAGCTCTGTGGAAGACGAGCCGTCCACGGATGAGGAAGTTGCCAAG CGCCTTCCCAGTATGCCtctttttggctttcgcAAACAACGCAAAGCATCGCGGTCACCGTCTCCGACACGCGGCgccgcttcttcgtcgaccgCCAGTCGTGCTAATACCGGAACGACGAGGCCATTACGAAGTCGTCGGACTCACGTGGATAGTGACGAGCGCATGCATAACCCCTTGGGATCTCCCATGCTGCTTCCCACCAATTACGATCCCGATGGGCGGCTTGGACAGAATGCGTACCAGACTTCGCCGTCGATGAACACATGCAACAATTTTCTGCTGGGTGGAAACTACTACCCTGGAAAAGACAAGAAGCGACGGCACTATCGGACAAAGGCTATTTGGTATCGGATATTCTGTTCAAGCGGACCGAGACAGATTGTGACTTTTATCGTTTCTCTCTACTTGTTTCTGTGGCTGCCGATTACGCACTTGCTTTCCACATCCCAGGCTCCAAGCTTGACGAATTTTGACTGGCTCTTGCGGGATACTACTTTGCAATTACCCACCATGGAAGAACAGCGTGATACGGCATCCAAGTTAAACATTGAACGCGATCAGCTGGATGCCGAGGGGGGTATATCGGACCGGCTACGAATATTAGAAAAAATTGTGCCGGACTGGTTTCACAGGAACGACGAGCAACCCCTCGCAAAACCCGACGTGCCCGTCAGTTCCAAGACCGAGACACAGCCAATACCAACAGGTGATCGCATCCCACAGCCCAGGAAAGACGTAGATTCGGAACACATCGTAGAAGATAGGCCCCCGgagaatgatggaaaagTCCACTCGCGGAAGGCGCGCATTACGAGAATGAAAGAATCAAACAAAGATGGCGTAGAAAAGGGAAATGAACTCGCAAATCCCAAGGCGCTCGAACCCTATGGTGGGCCAGCATTGGTCGTCCGTAAAGCAGGGGACCGCATTCGGCACTTAGGCAATACCGATCTTTTTGTAAATGAGACCAAATGCCCAGCCAACCTTATCCCAGACGATGTTCAAACAACCCTCGTAATTCAGTCGAGCTCCAATCGCTTATGGATTTTAGCGGAGACTTGTAAGCGATGGAATGACCCGATCATAGCAGTGATCGCTTTGACAAGTACAGAGGACCATGACGAGGTTTCGGCGCTGCTTTCTGGTTGGGACGATAAGTGTCCTCACCTTCAAGTAATTGTGTACCAGATGGATACAGACGAGGAAAAGCCTGAGATGTATCCTGTGAACCGCTTGCGCAATATTGGATTGGATGCAGTGCATACAAGCCACGTACTAGTTGCGGATGTCGATTTTATTCCGGCGCAAGATTTGGCTCGGTTGATTCGCACGACGCTGCTTGACCGTGCTAGACTTCGAGTACTGAAAGATGACATGATCCCGAAAGACCAAGATGCGATTGTTGTTCCCGCATTTGAACGCCTACTGGCAGAACCGTGTACATCCGAGGATAGCTGCAAAGAACATCTTCGAAGCAATAGCTCATTCATTCCGCATACTTTTGACGATCTTCGTTCTTGTATTGCCGAAAAAAGCTGCATCGTTTTCCAGAGTAAAGTCAATTGGGAAGGTCATTTTTCGACCCACTCGGAAGACtggctgaagaagaaatggtACCAGGGCGAACCGATCGCTTTTGGCGAGGGCAAACCAAGCGTCCGTCACATTCGCACGCTCGATTGCTTCGACTCGCTACGCTACGAACCATACGTCGTCCTGCAATGGTGTCCGACGGGCAAACCTGATCCAGTACGGGCCACTGCTCCTTACTACGATGAGCGCTTCCACGGCTACGGCAAGAACAAGATCCAGTATATTCAACACTTGCGGTTAGCGGGTTATCACTTTGCTGTTTTACCCGAAGGTTTTATTGTGCACAACCCACACCGCGActccaaagccaaggaaacTTGGAACAAC CAAATCGTGTGGCAACGGTATTTCGCGACATCGCTTCTCAAACGCGTCGACTTGTCGCTCCGCAACTTGTCTCAGAACCGTATCCAGTGCTCCGCGAATGACTGGATCACTGACCGTCATTTCGACTTGAAAGTCTACTTTGCATTGTGTGTTTTCGAAACCATCTACCGGACTGAGCGTCCATTGACTCCGCAGCGAATCGAacattttgctttcgatACTTTGCGTTTCCACAGTCCAGCGCTCCGGAACCACGTGCACCCGAGAAAC CGGCAACAATGGTTTGGGTGCCGGACTGATGCGTCTAGTCTAGGCAACGAGAAGGCAACTTGCTACTTGTACGGCAAAGAGATACACCCGAAGCACGCCAAGGACTCGCGATTTCATCCATCCG GAATGTTCACATTATTCGGCTCGGCAGGAAAACTCATCCAACGATCAATCCGTACGAATAGCGGACTCCTCGACTATGACGTCATGAAAGGTTGGGACGAGTTTCGTACGATCTCCCGTGACACGTGA
- a CDS encoding predicted protein, producing MSQLDKKSSKKSVPEGANGKAETAGSGIARSKMSKFKKIRGFLRGGSKRNKKDAATTKLPESPTKALLPTDEEDAASIYNVDIDDQSIASTAEQTRATDASTFLLGSNDEEQLNEDNDSFFAPARTSYKLKVVLLLMDPATRRFELLQLEFDSMKAIVSDVLAQIPLSVTEKSLRFQVYTGIVGQSGKELTSSQLLSGFCKGNDILVAIPQGYSASDSARLAHPILGDSRVDRMLVASGIDTNPWCDEAKKQKKGDNKSRKDVPTDAATAAPSIKSHSDFAEDTATEDSDATKESLASSFGKIVLWMGVVAVLAALHVYMSTPLTRGQVVPPGAWLSYCGLLPFDPECENAYLNVNFEGKVIAYNSNRDVAWEMQGDVCAAQVGSCVRGLELRDNGLIFVGGKRIRSIRVPDKSVSITPWPFAEKPHLKISRK from the exons ATGTCGCAGCTAGACAAgaagagcagcaagaagagcGTCCCAGAGGGCGCCAATGGCAAGGCCGAAACCGCAGGCAGTGGGATTGCGAGGAGCAAAATGAGCAAGTTTAAGAAAATCCGTGGGTTCTTGAGAGGAGGGTCCAAGAGGAACAAAAAGgacgccgccaccaccaagCTCCCCGAGTCCCCAACCAAAGCTCTGTTACCaaccgacgaagaagatgctGCTTCCATTTACAACGTTGACATTGATGACCAGAGTATCGCGAGCACTGCGGAGCAGACGAGGGCGACTGACGCCAGCACTTTCTTGCTCGGGTCGAATGATGAGGAGCAATTGAACGAGGATAACGACTCCTTCTTCGCGCCGGCCCGGACGTCTTATAAATTAAAAGTCGTCTTGCTCCTTATGGACCCTGCAACCCGTCGTTTTGAACTCTTGCAACTCGAGTTTGATTCGATGAAGGCGATTGTTTCAGATGTGCTTGCTCAAATCCCTCTATCGGTAACGGAGAAGTCTCTACGTTTCCAGGTCTATACCGGAATTGTTGGCCAATCAGGAAAGGAGCTGACCTCGTCGCAGCTTCTGTCTGGTTTCTGCAAGGGCAACGACATACTTGTAGCGATTCCTCAAGGATATTCGGCCAGCGACTCTGCCAGATTGGCCCACCCCATTCTTGGAGATTCCAGAGTAGACCGCATG CTCGTGGCAAGTGGAATTGACACCAATCCATGGTGTGACGAGgccaagaagcaaaagaaagggGACAACAAGTCACGTAAGGATGTCCCGACCGACGCCGCTACCGCTGCCCCCTCGATCAAGTCACACTCCGATTTTGCCGAAGATACAGCAACTGAGGACTCTGATGCTACGAAGGAGTCCTTGGCATCTTCTTTCGGCAAAATTGTACTTTGGATGGGTGTCGTGGCCGTCTTGGCTGCTTTGCACGTCTACATGTCCACCCCATTGACTCGCGGACAAGTAGTGCCGCCTGGTGCCTGGCTGAGCTACTGTGGTCTCTTGCCGTTTGACCCAGAATGCGAAaatgcatatttgaatgTCAATTTTGAAGGCAAGGTCATCGCCTACAATTCGAATCGTGACGTCGCGTGGGAGATGCAAGGTGATGTGTGCGCAGCCCAGGTCGGTTCTTGTGTCCGAGGGCTAGAGCTTCGCGACAATGGTCTAATATTTGTTGGAGGCAAGCGCATTCGCTCAATCCGTGTTCCTGACAAATCTGTATCGATCACGCCTTGGCCTTTCGCCGAAAAGCCGCACTTAAAGATTTCGAGAAAGTAG
- a CDS encoding predicted protein produces PTFVRLAWHSSGTYDQITRTGGSGEGTIRFKEELAHGGNAGLADTAVVWLEPLYKKYKKDGLSYADLYTLSGVASIKQMNGPTIPWGSGRVDAMSPIVVTPDGRLPNADVGPKGADKSDAAHLRDVFYRMGFNDQEIVCLSGAHALGRCHTTASGYDGPWTPTPTTFNNAYYTLLSNLNWVPKEWDGPYQYVDAPTGRLMMLPTDLVLLQDKSFAKYVKEYASNPKKFDYDFTVAFQKLEELGTNNLTPCDWA; encoded by the exons CCCACGTTTGTGCGGTTGGCATGGCATTCGTCGGGAACGTACGACCAAATTACCAGAACGGGAGGATCAGGGGAAGGAACGATCCGCTTCAAAGAAGAACTCGCGCATGGTGGCAACGCTGGTCTCGCCGATACAGCCGTCGTATGGCTGGAACCTTTGTATAAAAAGTACAAGAAGGACGGGTTATCCTACGCAGACCTCTACACTCTTTCGGGAGTAGCTTCAATCAAGCAAATGAATGGCCCCACTATTCCATGGGGCTCGGGACGGGTGGACGCCATGAGTCCGATTGTGGTCACTCCAGACGGACGATTGCCGAACGCCGATGTCGGACCCAAGGGGGCTGACAAGAGTGATGCCGCCCATTTGCGCGATGTCTTTTATCGTATGG GTTTCAACGACCAAGAGATTGTTTGCCTTTCTGGAGCGCACGCTTTGGGCCGCTGTCACACAACAGCATCGGGGTATGATGGTCCTTGGACTCCAACTCCAACTACCTTCAACAATGCGTATTATACTTTGCTTTCCAATCTCAATTGGGTGCCCAAGGAGTGGGACGGTCCTTACCAATACGTGGATGCTCCCACCGGTCGCCTCATGATGCTTCCGACAGACCTGGTATTGCTGCAAGACAAATCCTTCGCCAAGTATGTAAAGGAGTATGCGAGTAATCCAAAGAAATTTGATTACGATTTCACCGTGGCATTTCAAAAGCTCGAAGAGCTGGGCACCAACAACTTGACTCCGTGTGATTGGGCGTAG
- a CDS encoding predicted protein, whose product MSLFNPTLLFSLLLIFLNEWTFALSDTLLPARNARRSFLATAAASAVTVIIPPHSAHAEEIALTEVQAVATGDAKKLFNEARALESQGNMAAAQRLYTKVTKISPRFIYGWSNLANTQTALGDLRSADQAYSIAIDLCNENLQTTEEGFGIKRCNDLYVLLLNRGSLRLNDGRPKEALADLQQSDLLRGRPDSTVLQNLARAKELNGLYKQADNDYTVAISMTANEVNPFWLRSSLVKFQLGDIQGGYDLMKRVENRFPEAPEVRAAYACFLAARGDQVAGQRKYLEIPDRARLKYVDQNYLTRTISWPPAARDTLAKITMASGDGSPK is encoded by the coding sequence ATGTCTCTGTTTAACCCCACTCTACTCTTTTCTCTCCTCTTGATATTTTTAAATGAATGGACCTTTGCTTTATCGGATACGCTTCTTCCAGCACGAAATGCACGTCGGTCGTTCCTCGCGACGGCCGCCGCCTCGGCAGTCACCGTGATTATACCGCCACACTCTGCTCATGCTGAAGAAATAGCGCTTACCGAAGTCCAAGCTGTGGCAACGGGAGACGCAAAAAAACTGTTCAATGAGGCCCGAGCGCTCGAGTCGCAAGGAAACATGGCTGCGGCCCAGCGGTTGTATACGAAAGTGACCAAGATTTCCCCTCGATTCATCTACGGGTGGTCCAATTTGGCTAATACGCAAACGGCTCTGGGTGATCTAAGATCTGCGGATCAGGCTTACTCTATCGCAATTGATCTTTGCAACGAAAATTTGCAAACGACAGAAGAAGGATTTGGCATAAAGAGGTGCAATGATTTGTATGTGCTGTTACTGAATCGGGGTAGTCTACGTCTCAACGACGGCAGACCGAAAGAAGCCCTGGCGGATTTACAGCAATCGGACTTATTGCGCGGTCGACCGGATTCAACGGTGCTGCAGAACTTGGCGCGTGCCAAAGAACTCAACGGCCTCTACAAACAAGCTGACAATGATTACACGGTCGCCATTTCTATGACAGCCAACGAGGTGAATCCCTTTTGGTTGCGATCATCTCTCGTTAAGTTTCAACTAGGTGATATTCAAGGAGGATACGATCTCATGAAACGCGTTGAAAACCGATTTCCGGAAGCTCCCGAAGTCCGTGCTGCCTACGCTTGTTTCTTGGCCGCCAGGGGAGATCAAGTTGCGGGACAACGAAAGTATTTGGAAATTCCGGACCGGGCCCGTCTCAAGTACGTCGACCAAAACTACTTGACCCGCACTATTTCCTGGCCACCCGCAGCCCGAGATACGCTAGCCAAGATTACGATGGCGTCGGGAGATGGATCGCCCAAGTAA